The Cucumis melo cultivar AY chromosome 6, USDA_Cmelo_AY_1.0, whole genome shotgun sequence genome includes a region encoding these proteins:
- the LOC103490715 gene encoding thaumatin-like protein 1b, translated as NAINLPLIFIIFSNIFWTGGNSATFTILNQCDYTVWPGLLSGAGTSQPSTTGFVLEKGQSNAITMPPGWSGRIWGRTYCSQDATGRFTCATADCGSGTVECNGNGATPPATLTEFTLNGANGLDFYDVSLVDGYNVPMLITPQDGTGGGNCTTIGCATDLNSECPAELRVVLSDGGERSVACKSACEAFGDAQYCCSGEYGSPNTCRPSSYSQFFKSACPHAYSYAYDDGTSTFTCTAADYLITFCPPSDR; from the exons AATGCTATAAACTTAccattaatatttataattttttctaaCA ttttttggaCAGGTGGAAATTCAGCAACTTTTACCATTTTAAATCAATGTGATTACACGGTGTGGCCGGGACTTTTGTCCGGCGCCGGCACATCACAGCCCTCCACTACCGGCTTCGTTCTTGAGAAAGGACAGTCCAACGCCATCACCATGCCGCCGGGTTGGTCCGGCCGCATTTGGGGGCGCACTTATTGCTCCCAAGATGCCACCGGCAGATTCACTTGCGCCACTGCCGACTGCGGCTCCGGCACTGTTGAATGCAACGGTAACGGTGCTACCCCGCCCGCCACCCTTACCGAGTTCACTCTCAATGGTGCGAATGGGCTCGATTTCTACGATGTCAGCCTTGTAGATGGCTACAACGTGCCCATGTTAATCACCCCACAAGACGGAACAG GTGGGGGAAACTGCACAACAATTGGATGTGCAACAGATTTAAACAGCGAATGTCCGGCGGAACTAAGAGTGGTGTTGAGCGACGGAGGTGAAAGAAGCGTAGCATGTAAAAGCGCATGTGAGGCTTTTGGTGATGCACAATATTGTTGTAGTGGTGAATATGGCAGTCCAAATACTTGCCGTCCCTCATCTTATTCACAGTTCTTCAAATCCGCATGTCCACATGCTTATAGTTATGCCTACGATGACGGTACCAGCACATTCACTTGCACTGCCGCCGATTACCTCATCACCTTTTGTCCTCCTTCAGATAGGTGA